A window of Asterias rubens chromosome 22, eAstRub1.3, whole genome shotgun sequence contains these coding sequences:
- the LOC117305323 gene encoding kinesin-like protein KIF18A yields the protein MSTARRRSSRGGRRQSSGTASLGNNNDQNNSTNIRVVVRIRPPNAAELENGSGSRPVVQMLDEKLLVFDPKEESLPSYFHGRRVAKRNFMRRKNKDIKFAFDHVFGERVTQEFVYENTTKTIVDNVLAGYNASVFAYGATGAGKTFTMLGAPDCPGVIFLTMVDLYRRIGEISNEKLCDVAVSYLEVYNENIRDLLAPSGLLAVREDPEKGVVVSGLSLHKPRSADELLRMLEYGNRNRTQHPTDANAQSSRSHAVFQVFVRQKDRTANISTDFRIAKMSLIDLAGSERATVTTNRGARFREGANINRSLLALGNCINALADSTRAKGQHIPYRNSKLTRLLKDSLGGNCRTVMIAAISPSSLTYEDTLNTLKYANRAKNIRTTLKQNVVSVDLHISRYAQIVEELRTEVSELKVKLQRYESGALKVSNPQPSPRNDANDEQVHRLQLELHKVFVQRGSIRKELLELESSDRDLTIKISRKHLMVERLRLIHGGSAQGDKTMGRFERVIAASEARQARLRQRKPAVEERFKNNEAELEKVQLEIRGEEQGDGQTSEVLQECLRTRHLEIELKDCRRQIKHLKRFARHQDSHQQSSERLIVNLISMVRKQYFLLKGSGLATTDVTTDFEALQKQVEGDREVAWADQSMSEVADSNPNSAAAAGVDLNYLLLLPVMKCVDSTPKAPSRSPRKKKRRSSVGHHTPAKGVNTPIRPEGTGGHLGTPAKRVNTPIRPEGTGGHRGTPAKRVNTPMLPEGTGGHHTPAKRVKTPIQSEGLHMPTQNSTPAQRGSAVKISDTHPPSRLPTPSRHTPGTPARRTITECDNNSFNPIPTNGLSTNVGLTSNTSSLVSISEVVGEEGSVPFVRNEEDVVGRLGETVTKKQSNQSGEDITETEGLRVNLAGTFEMEGISPLTSPPTCGQPQLDNNDHDTMNRVIESPSLAVTLPEGTSNSDMRPDSQKPVARVITFDQENVIPNQKISPVTGRVMSYAEILTTPQRLDAKAQQRAPFTVITNNSPQLQNRPNTMGNENKCNGSQSTSKPTKRGLQRSGTFTKRNAPLHHRRSKSHGVIGEVPFSFQEAKHADTLHRFGLPSMADQPAASVRKAAPAYMSLTASAANKRRNYGRGLPSSQENQPPAGHKGPIRLQRAESLKRPPLRIPSFNIKSRSVSNLHEKANP from the exons ATGTCAACAGCACGTCGGCGGAGTAGTCGAGGTGGACGTCGACAATCATCAGGCACAGCATCATTAGGAAACAACAATGATCAGAACAACAGTACCAACATCCGTGTGGTTGTTCGGATACGACCTCCAAATGCTGCTGAGCTAGAAAATGGATCAGGATCAAGACCTGTTGTTCAAATGCTGGATGAAAAACTTCTGGTCTTTGATCCAAAA GAAGAATCTCTCCCCAGCTACTTCCATGGACGCCGTGTCGCTAAGAGGAACTTCATGCGTAGGAAGAACAAGGATATCAAGTTTGCGTTTGATCACGTCTTTGGTGAGAGAGTAACGCAGGAGTTCGTGTACGAGAACACTACTAAAACCATCGTTGATAACGTTCTAGCTGGGTACAATGCTAGCG TGTTTGCATATGGAGCCACCGGAGCAGGCAAGACTTTCACCATGCTAGGGGCCCCTGACTGCCCAGGggtcatctttctaaccatggtTGATCTCTACAGACGTATTGGAGAGATCAGCAATGAGAAGCTGTGTGATGTCGCAGTGTCGTATCTGGAG GTCTACAATGAGAATATTCGTGACCTTCTGGCACCATCTGGTCTCCTTGCCGTCCGGGAAGATCCAGAGAAAGGAGTCGTAGTCAGCGGTCTTTCCCTCCacaag CCAAGAAGTGCAGATGAATTACTTCGCATGTTGGAATACGGGAACAGAAACCGGACTCAGCATCCCACCGACGCCAACGCCCAGTCCTCGCGATCGCACGCCGTCTTCCAGGTTTTCGTCCGACAAAAAGACCGTACGGCGAACATCAGCACGGACTTCCGCATCGCAAAGATGTCGCTGATTGATCTGGCGGGTTCAGAGAGGGCCACCGTGACGACAAACAGAGGCGCGAGGTTTCGTGAGGGCGCTAATATTAATCGGTCCCTGTTGGCTCTTGGAAATTGCATTAATGCTTTAGCCGACTCCACAAGG GCGAAAGGCCAGCACATTCCATACCGAAACAGCAAACTGACAAGGTTACTGAAGGACTCCCTCGGAGGTAACTGCCGGACGGTCATGATCGCAGCCATCAGTCCGTCTAGTCTCACCTATGAAGACACTCTCAACACGCTCAAATACGCCAACAGAGCTAAAAACATACGCACCACT CTGAAACAGAATGTAGTCAGTGTGGACCTTCACATCAGTCGGTATGCACAGATCGTTGAAGAATTAAGAACAGAG GTTTCTGAGTTGAAGGTTAAACTTCAACGCTACGAGTCAGGTGCACTGAAAGTGAGCAATCCACAACCTTCTCCCCGTAATGATGCAAATGATGAGCAAGTCCACag ATTGCAGTTAGAGCTTCACAAGGTGTTCGTCCAGCGTGGCAGCATCCGTAAGGAGCTCCTAGAGCTTGAGTCGTCGGATCGTGACCTGACGATAAAGATCAGTCGCAAACATCTAATGGTGGAGAGGTTGAGGTTAATACATGGAGGGTCTGCTCAGGGGGATAAG ACAATGGGACGTTTTGAGAGAGTCATCGCAGCGTCAGAGGCCAGACAAGCTCGACTCCGACAACGGAAACCCGCAGTGGAGGAAAGATTCAAGAACAACGAGGCAGAGCTGGAGAAAGTTCAATTAGAGATAAGAGGGGAGGAGCAAGGAGACGGGCAGACCTCTGAG GTGTTACAGGAGTGTTTGCGGACAAGACATCTTGAGATTGAGTTGAAGGATTGCAGACGGCAGATTAAACATCTGAAGAGGTTTGCCAGACATCAGGACAGCCATCAACAAAGCTCTGAGAG ATTGATTGTCAACCTCATTTCCATGGTTCGTAAGCAGTACTTCCTCCTGAAGGGTTCCGGACTCGCCACCACCGACGTCACAACAGACTTCGAAGCCTTACAGAAACAAGTTGAGGGAGACCGAGAAGTCGCCTGGGCTGACCAGAGCATGTCAGAGGTCGCAGACTCTAACCCCAACTCTGCCGCCGCAGCAGGGGTTGATTTGAACTACCTACTACTCCTCCCTGTCATGAAATGTGTTGACTCTACTCCAAAAG CACCCTCAAGGTCGCCAAGGAAGAAGAAAAGACGGAGTTCCGTCGGACACCACACCCCTGCGAAGGGAGTCAACACTCCAATACGTCCGGAAGGTACTGGCGGACACCTTGGCACCCCTGCTAAGAGAGTCAACACTCCAATACGTCCGGAAGGTACTGGCGGACACCGTGGCACCCCTGCTAAGAGAGTCAACACACCAATGCTTCCAGAAGGTACTGGCGGACACCACACCCCTGCTAAGAGAGTGAAGACACCAATTCAATCTGAAGGATTACACATGCCGACACAGAACAGCACACCGGCTCAACGGGGATCGGCTGTTAAAATCAGCGACACACACCCTCCTTCCCGCCTCCCAACGCCGAGTAGGCACACCCCTGGCACACCAGCTAGGAGGACCATTACTGAATGTGACAACAACAGCTTTAATCCAATCCCAACAAACGGACTATCGACAAATGTTGGACTTACTTCCAACACTAGCAGCCTGGTGTCAATATCAGAGGTTGTGGGGGAGGAAGGTTCTGTCCCCTTCGTCAGAAATGAAGAGGATGTTGTAGGACGGCTAGGTGAGACTGTGACCAAGAAACAATCAAACCAAAGTGGTGAGGATATAACAGAAACAGAGGGCCTAAGAGTGAACCTTGCGGGCACCTTTGAAATGGAGGGCATCTCTCCGCTGACGTCTCCGCCCACTTGCGGTCAACCTCAGCTGGACAATAACGACCATGACACGATGAACAGGGTCATCGAATCACCATCTCTTGCTGTTACATTGCCAGAGGGAACATCCAACTCTGACATGCGTCCGGACTCTCAGAAGCCTGTTGCCCGGGTGATAACCTTTGACCAAGAGAACGTAATACCCAATCAGAAGATCAGTCCAGTCACAG GTCGAGTGATGTCATATGCCGAAATCCTAACCACACCCCAGAGATTGGATGCAAAGGCCCAACAGAGGGCTCCCTTTACCGTCATCACGAACAATTCACCCCAGCTTCAGAACAGACCAAACACAATGGGTAATGAGAACAAGTGTAATGGGAGCCAGTCTACTTCCAAACCTACAAAGAG GGGTCTACAGAGATCGGGTACTTTCACCAAACGCAACGCACCCCTGCATCACAGACGCAGTAAGTCTCATGGCGTCATTGGCGAGGTGCCATTCTCATTCCAGGAGGCGAAACACGCCGATACCCTTCACCGGTTTGGACTCCCCTCAATGGCGGATCAGCCAGCAG CTTCAGTGAGAAAGGCAGCACCAGCTTACATGTCCCTGACAGCCTCAGCTGCAAATAAACGAAGGAATTACGGAAGAGG GTTACCATCCTCCCAGGAGAACCAACCCCCGGCAGGCCACAAGGGTCCGATACGGCTCCAAAGAGCAGAGAGCCTCAAACGACCACCACTCAGAATACC GTCGTTCAACATCAAGAGCCGATCAGTGAGCAACCTACATGAAAAAGCCAATCCGTGA
- the LOC117305184 gene encoding probable methyltransferase-like protein 15 — protein MGRVFFHRCPTSSLLPSLLTLHGRPLSVSASLFNPRGTRTRISKIQDKQEDEDSELHIPVMREEVIAALSPQHNRIFVDMTFGAGGHTRALLKQGVDTQVYGLDRDPVAFDLAQRMAEKFKGRLHPLLGRFSELETLLQDEGLGPNSVDGILIDAGCSSVQFDTPERGFALSKDGPLDMRMDQDRYPNQPTAADVVNSLDSTTLAKLFKTYGEESHAKRIATAIVEYRQKYRPITTTMELATVISCAFSHTESRIKRDKIGRSAHVATKTFQGLRIFVNNELNELSSGLEMAGKFLRPGGKLAILSFHSLEDRIVKRFFQGREVNEKGRSIHQKRQSSGDILKSSITDNDEEDARLWDPLNRNKVILPSEEEVERNPRSRSAKLRVAVKLGQ, from the exons ATGGGGAGAGTTTTCTTCCACCGTTGCCCTACTAGTAGTCTGCTGCCCTCTCTGTTGACACTTCACGGGAGGCCCCTCTCTGTGTCCGCTTCATTGTTTAACCCAAGAGGAACAAGGACAAGGATATCAA AGATCCAAGACAAACAAGAAGATGAAGACAGTGAGCTTCATATTCCAGTCATGAGGGAGGAAGTCATAGCTGCATTGTCTCCGCAACACAATCGG ATCTTTGTAGATATGACCTTTGGAGCAGGTGGCCACACGAGGGCGCTTCTTAAGCAAGGCGTTGATACACAGGTGTATGGACTGGATCGAGACCCGGTTGCGTTTGATCTTGCTCAAAGAATGGCTGAGAAGTTCAA AGGGAGACTTCACCCTCTTCTAGGTCGTTTCAGCGAGTTGGAAACACTCCTTCAAGATGAGGGTCTTGGCCCCAACTCAGTTGATGGGATTCTTATAGATGCTGGTTGTTCATCTGTTCAGTTTGATACTCCAGAGAGAGGCTTTGCACTCAGCAAAGACGGACCATTGGACATGAGAATGGACCAAGACAG GTATCCGAACCAGCCAACAGCAGCCGACGTTGTAAACTCACTCGATTCAACGACTCTTGCCAAACTCTTCAAGACCTACGGTGAAGAATCCCATGCTAAAAGAATCGCAACGGCCATCGTGGAATACCGCCAGAAGTATCGTCCGATCACGACAACGATGGAACTCGCGACCGTCATCTCTTGCGCATTCAGCCACACCGAGTCTCGCATCAAAAGGGATAAGATCGGTCGATCTGCTCACGTTGCGACAAAGACCTTCCAAGGTTTGAGGATATTTGTGAATAATGAACTCAATGAGCTCAGTAGCGGCTTAGAGATGGCCGGAAAGTTTTTAAGACCTGGTGGGAAACTCGCTATTCTGTCGTTCCACTCATTGGAAGATCGAATCGTCAAGAGGTTCTTCCAGGGTCGTGAGGTTAATGAGAAAGGAAGAAGCATCCATCAGAAGCGACAATCAAGTGGAGACATCTTGAAGAGTTCAATAACAGACAATGATGAGGAGGACGCTAGGCTTTGGGATCCTCTCAATCGGAATAAAGTCATCTTACCAAGCGAGGAAGAAGTAGAAAGGAATCCAAGGTCACGATCGGCTAAACTTAGAGTTGCTGTTAAACTCGGACAATAG